The Caldisericum exile AZM16c01 region AGGCATTTTTGATTTTTGCAATAAAAAGAAGAATTTCTTTGTTGCTTCGGTATTTGGAGCACGGCAATTCATTACATTTTATATACTTCACCTTGTTTCCGATGAGCCAATGTATGGTGAAGCAATCTCAAAAAAGGTTTCTGAACTTCTTTCAAACCTCTGGGAGCCAAGCCCTGGTTTTATGTATCCAATTTTAAAACGTCTCGAAAGTCACGGCCTTATAAAAGGCAAATGGGATTACACAGAGGCA contains the following coding sequences:
- a CDS encoding PadR family transcriptional regulator, whose amino-acid sequence is MEGIFDFCNKKKNFFVASVFGARQFITFYILHLVSDEPMYGEAISKKVSELLSNLWEPSPGFMYPILKRLESHGLIKGKWDYTEAHPRYIYQITDKGKEEYLKYRAIFETKLDELIQVLENVKKEVFMKEA